A window of the Radiobacillus deserti genome harbors these coding sequences:
- a CDS encoding THUMP domain-containing class I SAM-dependent RNA methyltransferase, whose translation MKKEVQLIATAAMGLESIVANEVKALGYTDVKVDNGKVLFTAPVEAIPRANLWLRTADRVKLLVGEFKATSFEELFDQTKQIEWEQFIPEDGEFPVIGKSVKSTLHSVPDCQSIVKKAVVERLKQKYGIASWLEETGAFYRIEVAILKDIVTLTLDTSGTGLHKRGYRVGQGEAPLKETLAAALIQLTNWTPDQPLVDPFCGSGTIPIEAALIGQNIAPGFNREFASEDWHLVGQAVWDKARQEAEDLAKYDQPLDIHGSDIDHRMIQVAKDNAIEAGLGDLVTFKQMQVKDLSIKKENGYLVGNPPYGQRIGDRMEVEKLYRDLGEVMKNHPSWSVYILTSYEKFEQLYGKKATKKRKLFNGFIKTDYYQYFGKTK comes from the coding sequence ATGAAAAAAGAAGTACAATTGATTGCTACTGCAGCAATGGGGTTAGAATCCATTGTAGCAAATGAAGTAAAAGCATTAGGATATACAGATGTAAAAGTGGATAATGGGAAAGTACTTTTTACAGCACCTGTGGAAGCTATCCCTCGAGCTAATTTATGGCTTCGAACAGCAGACCGTGTAAAGTTACTGGTTGGGGAATTTAAAGCTACAAGCTTTGAAGAATTATTCGATCAAACCAAGCAAATCGAATGGGAGCAGTTCATACCAGAGGATGGGGAGTTTCCCGTTATCGGCAAATCAGTCAAATCTACGTTACACAGTGTTCCGGACTGCCAGTCTATTGTGAAAAAAGCGGTTGTAGAACGACTAAAGCAAAAATATGGCATTGCTAGTTGGTTAGAAGAAACAGGAGCATTCTATCGAATAGAAGTCGCGATTCTAAAAGATATTGTAACATTAACATTAGATACTTCTGGAACTGGCTTACATAAACGTGGTTATCGAGTAGGACAAGGGGAAGCTCCACTCAAAGAAACACTAGCTGCTGCACTGATTCAGCTTACGAATTGGACACCAGATCAGCCATTAGTTGATCCATTTTGTGGGTCTGGAACCATCCCAATTGAGGCTGCACTCATTGGACAAAATATAGCACCAGGCTTCAACAGGGAATTTGCTTCGGAAGACTGGCACTTAGTTGGGCAAGCTGTATGGGATAAGGCCCGTCAAGAAGCAGAAGATTTGGCGAAATACGATCAACCCCTTGATATACATGGATCTGATATTGACCATCGCATGATTCAGGTAGCTAAAGATAATGCAATAGAAGCCGGATTAGGTGACCTTGTAACATTTAAGCAAATGCAAGTTAAAGATTTATCGATCAAAAAAGAAAATGGCTACCTTGTAGGGAATCCACCATACGGACAGCGTATCGGGGATCGAATGGAAGTAGAAAAACTATATCGAGATCTTGGGGAAGTCATGAAAAACCATCCTTCTTGGAGTGTGTATATTTTAACGTCTTACGAGAAGTTCGAACAGCTTTATGGAAAAAAAGCGACCAAAAAGAGAAAGCTGTTTAATGGTTTTATTAAAACGGATTACTATCAATATTTTGGGAAAACGAAATAA
- a CDS encoding DUF72 domain-containing protein, whose protein sequence is MAIHIGLTGWGDHDTLYPTKTTSTNKLSTYSSYFPVVEVDTAFYAIQPEKNYQKWVTDTPDRFSFVIKAFQGMTGHDRQKKSLQEAKELFAAYKQSITPVLHANKLNCILFQFPPWFDVTKANIRKLRVIRELLPDLPLALEFRNRTWFEGNRKNQTIQFMKEEKWIHTICDEPQAGVGSIPTVLEPTSEHNTLVRFHGRNVHGWNRNGQADWRAVRFLYHYNRRELEEWASHLNELDNACRNVTVLFNNNSGGDAARNAIELMELLNITYEQLNPRQLDLFE, encoded by the coding sequence ATGGCCATACATATAGGTTTAACTGGGTGGGGAGATCACGATACACTATATCCAACGAAAACGACCTCAACGAACAAATTATCTACCTATAGCTCCTATTTTCCTGTAGTGGAAGTGGATACTGCTTTTTACGCAATCCAACCCGAAAAAAATTATCAAAAATGGGTAACAGACACACCTGATCGTTTTTCCTTTGTGATAAAAGCTTTTCAAGGAATGACAGGGCATGACCGTCAAAAGAAAAGTCTTCAAGAAGCAAAGGAACTGTTTGCAGCATATAAACAATCGATCACTCCAGTTCTACATGCAAATAAACTAAATTGCATCCTGTTTCAGTTTCCACCTTGGTTTGATGTAACGAAGGCAAATATACGGAAATTAAGAGTCATACGCGAACTTTTACCAGATTTACCTCTTGCATTAGAATTTCGTAATCGAACATGGTTTGAAGGAAACAGAAAAAATCAAACCATTCAATTTATGAAAGAAGAAAAATGGATACATACCATTTGTGACGAACCACAAGCAGGGGTTGGTTCTATTCCTACTGTTTTAGAACCAACGTCCGAACATAATACACTTGTAAGATTTCACGGGAGAAATGTGCATGGATGGAATAGAAATGGTCAGGCAGATTGGCGTGCTGTTCGCTTTCTTTATCATTACAATCGTCGAGAGTTAGAAGAGTGGGCCAGTCATTTAAACGAACTGGATAATGCATGTCGAAATGTGACGGTCTTATTTAATAATAATTCAGGGGGAGATGCTGCACGAAATGCCATTGAATTAATGGAACTATTAAACATTACGTATGAGCAGTTAAATCCTAGGCAGCTTGATTTATTTGAATGA
- a CDS encoding cold-shock protein, protein MQNGVVKWFNAEKGYGFIQLEEGNDVFVHYSAIQEEGFKTLEEGQEVSFEIVDGERGPQAANVTKK, encoded by the coding sequence ATGCAAAACGGTGTAGTAAAATGGTTTAACGCGGAAAAAGGCTACGGTTTCATTCAATTGGAAGAAGGAAATGATGTGTTCGTTCACTATTCTGCTATCCAAGAGGAAGGCTTTAAAACATTAGAGGAAGGTCAAGAAGTATCTTTCGAAATCGTCGATGGAGAACGCGGCCCGCAAGCAGCTAACGTAACGAAAAAATAA
- a CDS encoding carboxypeptidase M32 — MTIKETEQQFKELLKEQKAYEESLYLMMWDLRTKAPRKGMELRSEVIGFLSQKIHVLSTSDQMKQFIDALKGKTNDPVLAKSVEECEKEYNRNKKIPEQEYKEYVTLQSRAESVWTEAREKGDFSLLQPYLEKLVDFKRKFAEYWGYEKHIYDALLDMYEPGVTTETLDQVFSALRIELTALVEKVNQSSHKPNPELLQHHFPKEKQEGFSLEILKRMGFDFEAGRLDETVHPFAIGINPKDVRVTTRYDEEDFRMAVFGTIHEGGHALYEQNIDPSLYQTPLAGGTSMGIHESQSLFWENFVARDEGFWENHFDVFKSFAPKEFQDLSFDDFYRAINEVKPSFIRIEADEMTYALHIMIRYELEKALIGGEIEVKDLPRLWNDKMEDYLGIRPESDRDGVLQDIHWSGGDFGYFPSYALGYMYAAQIHHAMKKELDVESFIRNGQFLKIKEWLGNKVHRYGKMKQPLEILKDVTGEGLNPSYLVDYLTEKYTKIYKL; from the coding sequence ATGACAATAAAAGAAACAGAACAACAATTTAAAGAGTTATTAAAGGAACAGAAAGCGTATGAAGAATCTTTATATCTGATGATGTGGGATTTAAGAACGAAAGCACCACGTAAAGGGATGGAACTTCGCTCTGAGGTGATTGGCTTCTTATCTCAAAAAATTCATGTTCTATCTACATCCGATCAAATGAAGCAGTTTATTGATGCATTAAAAGGAAAAACGAACGACCCTGTTCTTGCCAAATCAGTTGAAGAGTGTGAAAAGGAATATAACCGGAATAAAAAAATTCCAGAACAAGAATATAAAGAATATGTTACCCTTCAATCTCGTGCAGAATCTGTTTGGACAGAAGCGCGTGAAAAAGGTGATTTTTCTTTACTACAACCATACTTAGAAAAATTAGTAGATTTCAAGCGAAAATTTGCAGAATACTGGGGCTATGAGAAGCATATTTACGATGCATTGCTAGATATGTATGAACCTGGTGTCACTACTGAGACGTTAGATCAAGTGTTTTCCGCATTAAGAATAGAACTGACTGCTCTAGTTGAAAAAGTAAATCAATCTAGTCATAAACCAAATCCTGAATTACTGCAACACCATTTTCCAAAAGAAAAACAGGAAGGCTTTAGTTTGGAAATTCTGAAACGAATGGGTTTTGATTTTGAAGCTGGCCGGTTAGATGAAACGGTACACCCATTCGCAATTGGAATCAATCCTAAAGATGTACGTGTGACCACTCGTTATGATGAAGAGGATTTCCGTATGGCAGTATTTGGCACGATTCATGAAGGTGGACACGCTTTATATGAACAAAACATTGATCCTTCCCTTTATCAAACACCACTTGCAGGTGGAACTTCTATGGGGATTCATGAATCTCAGTCCTTATTTTGGGAAAACTTTGTAGCAAGAGATGAAGGCTTCTGGGAAAATCATTTTGATGTATTTAAATCATTTGCACCAAAGGAATTTCAAGACCTAAGCTTTGATGATTTTTATCGAGCAATTAACGAAGTGAAACCGTCTTTCATACGAATTGAGGCAGATGAGATGACGTATGCTTTACACATCATGATTCGCTATGAACTGGAGAAAGCACTCATTGGTGGAGAAATAGAAGTAAAAGATCTTCCGAGACTTTGGAATGATAAAATGGAGGACTACTTAGGAATTCGTCCAGAATCGGACAGAGATGGAGTGCTTCAGGACATTCACTGGTCCGGAGGAGACTTTGGCTATTTTCCATCATATGCCTTAGGATATATGTATGCTGCACAAATTCATCACGCGATGAAAAAAGAATTAGATGTAGAGTCATTCATTCGAAATGGACAGTTTTTAAAGATAAAAGAATGGTTGGGGAATAAGGTTCATCGTTACGGAAAGATGAAACAGCCACTTGAAATTTTGAAAGATGTAACAGGAGAAGGATTAAACCCAAGCTACTTAGTAGATTATTTAACAGAAAAATACACAAAGATTTATAAGTTATAA
- a CDS encoding anthrax toxin lethal factor-related metalloendopeptidase, with protein sequence MLPFIDITKPFHGIMLEQAKGKEALYPIYKLDNSDLLKSLIVIPEIVENVNALIPMVKRINSIDRPILELLVDQGVKIRLFEGSLTDEPLLYYLKWEKPRGWTKDVTWEDVPGAGGGWLISAKIGASVPGNGHGSINLELHEIGHTVYQLLSTSSQHRTSMNRLWEEEVSSMFPDQSYFETYTSEYFAESFAYYYCNERTRKKLHQLAPNTYQFFQQFHSIDLSHIDSYFFR encoded by the coding sequence ATGTTGCCCTTTATCGATATTACAAAACCATTTCATGGAATTATGCTGGAGCAGGCTAAGGGTAAAGAAGCGCTTTATCCAATATATAAATTAGATAATTCAGATTTATTAAAGTCTTTGATTGTCATACCGGAAATTGTGGAGAATGTGAATGCACTTATTCCCATGGTTAAACGAATAAACTCCATTGATCGACCAATTCTAGAGTTATTGGTAGACCAAGGGGTAAAAATTAGATTGTTTGAAGGTAGTCTTACAGACGAACCTTTGTTATATTATTTAAAATGGGAAAAACCACGTGGATGGACAAAAGATGTGACTTGGGAAGATGTTCCAGGAGCCGGAGGTGGCTGGTTAATCTCGGCAAAAATTGGAGCAAGTGTACCCGGGAATGGTCATGGGTCTATTAATTTAGAACTCCATGAAATTGGGCATACGGTGTATCAATTGTTGAGCACGTCCTCTCAACATCGTACAAGTATGAATAGGCTATGGGAGGAAGAGGTTTCTTCCATGTTCCCTGATCAATCTTATTTTGAAACGTACACATCCGAATACTTTGCGGAGTCTTTTGCCTATTATTATTGTAATGAAAGGACTCGGAAAAAATTACACCAACTTGCACCGAATACGTATCAATTTTTTCAACAATTTCATTCCATTGACCTTTCTCATATAGATTCGTATTTTTTTAGATAG
- a CDS encoding C40 family peptidase has protein sequence MLQTGNVQQVVKHSMAYGFLLSQPFSFYVDAYPVLQNEVLSQAQNLKYGQHNESVIVLQYKLSQLNYFKQPVDGEFGIRTEYALKSFQKDHHLTVNGVANQKTITTLMKIERKKYLQPLKSIKNDYVPGEQGEDITKIQKALQYFGYYKGELDGIYGPLTDKAIINFQEDHGLEVKKSINEKTVNEIYEAEPTEPVKTVEAPTSNTEQKEAEPKPVKKQTTSYSVSSVITTAKSLIGTPYVWGGESPGGFDCSGFIQYVYQSQGIKLGRTVSDIWNATKPVSNLSVGDFVFYQTYKAGPSHMGIYLGNNQFIHAGESNGVEISDMGISYWKERYIGAKRVAQ, from the coding sequence ATGCTACAAACCGGAAATGTTCAGCAAGTTGTAAAACATTCCATGGCATATGGTTTCTTGCTTAGCCAACCATTTTCCTTTTATGTGGATGCTTACCCTGTATTACAAAATGAGGTCTTATCACAGGCGCAGAATCTAAAATACGGTCAACATAATGAATCCGTCATTGTACTACAATATAAGCTTAGCCAGTTGAACTATTTTAAACAGCCTGTTGATGGTGAGTTTGGTATTCGAACCGAATATGCCTTAAAAAGCTTCCAAAAGGATCATCACTTAACAGTAAATGGTGTAGCAAATCAAAAAACAATTACAACGCTCATGAAAATTGAGCGGAAAAAATACTTACAACCACTGAAATCCATCAAGAATGATTATGTCCCAGGAGAACAAGGAGAAGACATTACAAAAATACAAAAAGCCCTCCAATACTTTGGTTATTATAAAGGAGAGCTAGATGGTATTTATGGTCCATTAACCGACAAAGCAATCATTAATTTTCAAGAAGATCATGGGCTAGAAGTGAAAAAGTCTATTAATGAGAAAACGGTAAATGAGATATATGAAGCAGAACCGACAGAACCGGTAAAAACAGTTGAAGCACCAACTTCTAATACAGAACAAAAAGAAGCGGAGCCGAAACCAGTAAAAAAACAAACGACCTCCTACTCCGTTTCTAGTGTAATTACAACAGCAAAAAGCTTAATTGGCACCCCTTATGTCTGGGGTGGAGAATCACCAGGAGGATTTGACTGTAGTGGGTTTATTCAATATGTATATCAGTCTCAAGGAATAAAATTAGGTAGAACGGTTAGTGACATTTGGAATGCAACAAAACCTGTTTCTAATCTTTCCGTCGGAGATTTTGTTTTTTATCAGACTTACAAAGCAGGACCCTCCCATATGGGGATCTACTTAGGAAACAATCAATTTATTCATGCTGGCGAATCAAATGGGGTAGAAATATCTGATATGGGGATTTCATATTGGAAAGAGCGATATATAGGAGCAAAACGGGTGGCTCAATAG
- a CDS encoding ribonuclease HI family protein translates to MLEIYTDGAASGDPGPSGIGIYIKNGKDHVEYSFYSGVYSNHEAEFLAVIKALEICKQAYPEEILSVRSDSKLVVDVIEKEFTKNPKFAPLLDEILRKSHTFPYFFIKWIPEKQNSKADQLARQAIQRHKEDFFTQ, encoded by the coding sequence ATGTTAGAAATCTATACAGACGGAGCAGCAAGTGGCGATCCAGGTCCTAGTGGAATCGGAATCTATATAAAAAACGGAAAAGATCATGTTGAATATTCTTTTTATAGTGGAGTCTATTCTAATCATGAAGCAGAATTTCTTGCTGTTATTAAGGCATTAGAAATATGTAAACAAGCCTACCCAGAAGAGATTTTATCAGTTCGCTCTGACTCTAAACTAGTTGTGGACGTTATCGAAAAGGAGTTTACAAAAAACCCTAAATTCGCACCATTGTTGGATGAGATTCTTAGAAAATCACACACATTTCCTTACTTCTTTATTAAATGGATTCCTGAGAAGCAAAATAGCAAAGCAGATCAACTTGCACGACAAGCGATACAACGTCATAAGGAGGACTTTTTTACGCAATAA
- a CDS encoding thymidylate synthase, producing MVTGEQAYLKLCEEVLEHGTIKGDRTNTGTHSLFGYQMRFDLSEGFPLLTTKLVPFRLIASELLWFIKGDSNIRYLLEHNNNIWNEWAFKKWIESEQYDGPDMTDFGRRSLLDEAFNAQYREQMDRFKQLVLTDDGFAKRFGDLGSVYGKQWRAWQTTTNQTIDQLNDVIETIKVNPDSRRLIVSAWNPEDVPNMALPPCHTMFQFYVADGKLSCQLYQRSGDIFLGVPFNIASYALLTHLIAHECNLKVGDFIHTLGDAHIYSNHKEQVLTQLSREPKSLPNLKLNPEKKSVFDFEMEDLALEGYDPHPSIKAPVAV from the coding sequence ATGGTTACGGGAGAGCAAGCGTATTTAAAGCTTTGTGAAGAAGTATTGGAACACGGGACAATAAAAGGGGATCGTACAAATACTGGCACGCATTCATTATTTGGTTATCAAATGCGTTTTGACTTATCAGAGGGTTTCCCTTTACTGACAACGAAGCTTGTCCCATTTCGGCTCATTGCGAGTGAGCTTCTTTGGTTTATTAAAGGGGACTCTAACATTCGTTATTTACTGGAGCATAACAACAACATTTGGAATGAATGGGCGTTTAAAAAATGGATAGAAAGTGAACAATACGACGGACCAGATATGACAGATTTTGGACGCAGAAGTTTGCTAGACGAAGCATTTAATGCACAATATAGAGAGCAAATGGACCGATTTAAACAACTAGTTCTAACGGATGATGGATTTGCTAAACGATTTGGTGATCTCGGTTCTGTGTATGGCAAACAATGGCGCGCTTGGCAAACAACGACCAATCAAACGATTGATCAATTAAATGATGTCATCGAAACGATCAAAGTGAACCCAGATTCTCGACGTTTAATTGTTTCTGCATGGAATCCTGAAGATGTTCCAAATATGGCTTTACCACCTTGTCATACTATGTTTCAGTTTTACGTTGCCGATGGAAAATTATCCTGTCAGCTCTATCAACGAAGCGGGGATATTTTCTTAGGGGTTCCATTTAACATTGCTAGTTATGCGCTCCTCACACACTTAATTGCACACGAATGTAATTTAAAGGTTGGAGATTTTATTCATACGTTAGGAGATGCTCATATTTACTCCAATCACAAAGAACAAGTATTAACACAGTTAAGCAGAGAACCAAAATCACTTCCAAACTTAAAGTTAAATCCAGAGAAAAAGTCTGTATTTGACTTTGAGATGGAGGACTTAGCTCTGGAAGGATACGACCCTCATCCTTCCATTAAAGCTCCAGTTGCTGTGTAG
- a CDS encoding HD domain-containing protein, whose product MDHISAIQSYVYNKFAKDGSGHDYYHMRRVALLAGRIAKLEDAEVFVTEAAGWLHDVDDRKLTDSPEEARKERDEFLEGIGVDYSTRKAIGVAIQDVSFSKGNTPITIEGKIVQDADRLDAIGAIGIARTFAYGGSKGRPLHSELSGEKELASIQHFYDKLLLLKDKMNTETAKMMAEERHNFMELFLHRFLQEWNIDY is encoded by the coding sequence ATGGATCATATTAGTGCGATACAATCCTATGTGTACAACAAATTTGCGAAAGACGGATCCGGACATGACTATTACCACATGCGAAGAGTAGCGCTACTTGCTGGAAGAATTGCCAAACTGGAGGATGCGGAAGTCTTTGTAACAGAGGCAGCTGGATGGTTACATGACGTTGATGATCGAAAGCTAACGGATTCACCAGAGGAAGCTAGAAAAGAACGAGATGAATTCTTAGAGGGAATTGGAGTTGACTACTCTACACGAAAAGCTATTGGAGTAGCTATACAGGATGTGTCCTTTAGCAAGGGAAATACGCCAATTACAATAGAAGGAAAAATCGTGCAAGATGCGGATCGATTGGATGCTATCGGAGCAATTGGAATTGCGAGAACATTTGCGTATGGAGGCTCTAAAGGTCGTCCGCTTCACTCGGAACTTTCAGGTGAAAAAGAACTAGCATCTATTCAACATTTTTATGATAAATTACTACTATTAAAAGATAAAATGAACACGGAAACAGCAAAAATGATGGCGGAAGAGCGACATAACTTTATGGAATTGTTTCTTCACCGTTTTTTACAGGAATGGAATATAGATTACTAA
- a CDS encoding DUF1272 domain-containing protein, with protein MTLEMRTTCEKCSKQLSPKEEAYICVYECTFCPDCTTGMNHVCPNCGGELVKRPKAK; from the coding sequence ATGACTTTGGAAATGAGAACAACATGCGAGAAATGCTCTAAACAGCTTTCACCAAAAGAGGAGGCGTATATCTGTGTGTATGAATGTACGTTTTGTCCGGATTGTACCACTGGGATGAATCATGTTTGCCCAAACTGTGGCGGGGAACTAGTAAAACGACCAAAAGCTAAATAA
- a CDS encoding queuosine precursor transporter: MQNEWIWIVFAILNFSMLLILYRTFGKAGLFVWIGMATVIANIQVVKTVELFGLTATLGNIIYGTIFLATDILNEKYGKEDAKKAVWLGFSTLIIMTIIMQIVLKFQPGPEDFAQESLVTIFGLIPNIAIGSLSAFIVSQYLDVWIYSKIKAALPDTKFLWIRNNGSTMISQLVDTAIFCGIAFYGQYPFNIWLEIFISTYIIKFIVAAMDTPFLYMAKGIKTSS, from the coding sequence TTGCAAAATGAATGGATTTGGATTGTGTTTGCAATCCTGAATTTCAGCATGCTTCTCATTTTATACCGCACGTTTGGAAAAGCTGGTTTGTTCGTATGGATTGGTATGGCTACCGTTATTGCGAATATTCAAGTCGTAAAAACCGTTGAACTGTTCGGACTAACCGCTACATTGGGGAATATCATTTATGGTACCATCTTCCTCGCAACAGACATATTAAATGAGAAGTACGGAAAAGAAGACGCTAAAAAAGCGGTCTGGTTAGGGTTTTCTACTCTAATTATTATGACAATTATTATGCAGATCGTTTTGAAGTTTCAGCCCGGACCTGAAGACTTTGCCCAAGAATCGCTCGTTACGATATTTGGACTTATACCTAACATTGCGATTGGTAGTCTATCAGCGTTCATTGTCAGTCAGTATTTAGATGTTTGGATTTACAGTAAGATTAAAGCTGCTTTACCAGACACCAAGTTTCTCTGGATACGTAATAACGGGAGTACGATGATAAGTCAGCTAGTTGATACAGCTATTTTCTGTGGTATTGCTTTCTACGGACAATATCCATTTAATATTTGGCTGGAGATCTTTATTAGTACCTATATCATTAAGTTTATCGTTGCAGCTATGGATACCCCATTCCTATATATGGCGAAAGGTATCAAAACTTCATCTTAA
- a CDS encoding DUF6123 family protein encodes MSLSKQLAFYLDDLWAKGFKLTDEEVTFIYFGKRSTMSEDWKVILALKTTLQNQQAFVGSYFLSLLELLKVEGITSPSGAAKLLKKKGIIA; translated from the coding sequence ATGAGCTTGTCTAAACAATTAGCCTTTTATTTAGATGATTTATGGGCTAAAGGATTCAAGTTAACAGACGAGGAAGTAACATTTATATATTTCGGGAAACGATCGACAATGTCAGAGGATTGGAAAGTGATACTTGCTTTAAAAACGACTCTCCAAAACCAACAAGCTTTTGTTGGAAGTTATTTTTTAAGTTTGTTAGAACTTCTGAAGGTGGAAGGAATCACTTCACCATCTGGTGCTGCGAAACTCTTAAAAAAGAAGGGTATTATTGCGTAA
- a CDS encoding dihydrofolate reductase: MLSFLVAMDRNRVIGYENNLPWRLPKDLKFFKELTTSQTVIMGRRTFESMGKPLPNRTNVIVTTDYAYKQDGCIVIHSLDTILQWEKESPNRELFIIGGGKIFEQMLPHVDRMYITYIDESFKGDTYFPNFNPAEWVLTSEKKGEKDDNNPYDYYFRQYDRA; this comes from the coding sequence TTGTTATCATTTCTAGTCGCAATGGATAGGAACCGTGTTATTGGTTATGAGAATAATTTGCCTTGGAGACTCCCTAAAGACTTAAAATTCTTTAAAGAATTAACCACTTCCCAAACAGTTATTATGGGAAGAAGAACGTTTGAATCTATGGGTAAACCTTTGCCAAATCGGACGAATGTTATTGTTACAACAGACTATGCTTATAAACAAGACGGGTGTATCGTGATTCATTCATTGGATACCATTTTACAATGGGAGAAAGAATCCCCTAATCGAGAGCTTTTCATCATTGGAGGAGGCAAAATTTTTGAACAAATGCTGCCACATGTGGATCGAATGTATATTACGTATATAGATGAATCCTTTAAAGGCGATACGTATTTTCCTAATTTTAATCCAGCTGAATGGGTATTAACGAGCGAGAAAAAAGGAGAAAAGGACGATAACAATCCGTATGATTATTATTTTCGTCAATATGATCGAGCATAA